From the Bacillus tuaregi genome, one window contains:
- a CDS encoding sensor histidine kinase, with protein sequence MIRTNEFQSESLTIENNKTEFNHEHVADVKKQAAELVHEIRNPLTTIKGFLELLKPSFSELGKGEYAELALDELDRVNDLINQFLNEMKPSHVKKEYMALNQNLLHLIKLFESESKDKNIKLLTHFSEKEIHVYMDKNKLKQVLINLIKNAIEAIEEADNPAGSIDIQTEADEQHAFIHIVDNGCGMSSETINQLFRPFYTTKSMGTGIGLSVCKNIINHYHGNISIKTNQNTGSRITISLPLH encoded by the coding sequence ATGATAAGGACGAATGAATTCCAAAGTGAATCTTTGACAATTGAAAACAATAAAACAGAGTTTAATCATGAGCATGTAGCAGATGTAAAGAAGCAGGCAGCTGAACTGGTACATGAAATACGCAATCCACTTACGACAATTAAAGGATTTCTTGAGCTCTTAAAACCTAGTTTTAGTGAGCTAGGCAAGGGAGAATATGCAGAGCTAGCGCTAGATGAATTGGACAGAGTCAATGATCTGATCAATCAATTTTTGAACGAGATGAAGCCAAGCCATGTTAAAAAGGAATACATGGCATTAAATCAGAACCTCTTACATCTTATTAAGTTATTTGAAAGTGAATCAAAGGATAAAAATATTAAACTCCTAACCCATTTTTCTGAGAAAGAAATCCATGTATACATGGATAAAAACAAATTAAAACAAGTACTCATTAACCTGATAAAAAATGCTATAGAAGCCATTGAAGAAGCCGATAATCCGGCCGGGTCTATTGATATTCAAACCGAAGCGGATGAACAGCACGCTTTTATTCATATCGTTGATAATGGCTGCGGAATGTCGAGTGAAACAATTAATCAGCTATTCAGACCATTTTATACAACCAAATCGATGGGTACAGGAATTGGTCTTTCAGTCTGCAAAAACATTATTAATCATTATCATGGCAATATCTCAATTAAAACCAATCAAAACACAGGTAGTAGGATTACGATTTCACTGCCGTTACACTAA
- a CDS encoding CPBP family intramembrane glutamic endopeptidase, producing the protein MLQFTRLFPSNLYFILLFMVALISFQLNHLTVEFFVLFTLFIIVAFLKEKQRAFVWMTIAYFLGEFLHLYANRFLNEMDLPIQTVFIVEKLLLLFPIFSILYVSYKFKQNRSFILMRTFSKEAISEWYRSSRRKRNFLLSFTILALLLSFISLVQQSFSITKLGHFLLFVLISSIIEEILWRGLLMQAMHTLTNKWTAVILSSICYGCSYLMYGYSIGICFVFALSGVLYALMTLYYKNLIPAFLCHYSILSLVILVKMIPFPFL; encoded by the coding sequence TTGCTGCAATTCACTCGACTGTTCCCAAGTAATCTTTATTTTATCCTACTTTTTATGGTAGCACTAATCAGTTTTCAACTTAATCATCTTACCGTTGAATTTTTTGTACTATTCACATTATTTATTATTGTTGCGTTTTTAAAGGAAAAACAAAGAGCTTTTGTATGGATGACAATTGCTTACTTCCTTGGCGAATTTCTTCATTTATATGCTAATCGCTTCCTAAACGAGATGGATTTACCAATACAAACTGTTTTTATCGTAGAAAAACTATTATTATTGTTTCCGATTTTCAGCATATTATATGTTAGCTATAAATTCAAACAAAATCGGTCCTTCATACTCATGAGAACATTTAGTAAAGAAGCTATTTCAGAATGGTACCGTTCAAGTCGAAGGAAAAGAAACTTCCTTCTATCGTTCACTATTTTAGCTCTACTTCTGTCATTTATTTCATTAGTTCAACAGTCTTTTTCCATTACTAAATTAGGTCATTTCCTTTTATTTGTATTAATAAGCAGTATTATAGAAGAAATTCTTTGGCGAGGACTATTGATGCAGGCTATGCATACCCTAACCAATAAATGGACTGCCGTGATTCTCTCGAGTATTTGCTATGGTTGTTCTTATCTGATGTATGGTTATTCTATCGGCATTTGTTTTGTATTCGCTTTATCGGGGGTTTTATACGCCTTGATGACCCTTTACTATAAGAATCTTATCCCCGCTTTTCTATGTCACTATTCCATTCTAAGCCTGGTGATTTTAGTGAAAATGATTCCATTTCCATTTTTATAG
- a CDS encoding HesB/YadR/YfhF family protein, protein MNISVSNEALEWYMNELDLKEGDFIRFYARYGGSSQIQKGFSLGISTESPDIFGTKVTINGITFYIEEKDLWYFDGHNLEIEYNSVLKEPEFRFSK, encoded by the coding sequence ATGAATATTTCAGTAAGCAACGAAGCATTAGAATGGTATATGAATGAATTGGATTTAAAAGAAGGAGATTTTATTCGATTTTACGCCCGCTATGGTGGATCCAGTCAGATTCAAAAGGGCTTTTCATTAGGAATATCAACGGAATCACCGGATATTTTTGGCACAAAAGTAACAATAAACGGAATCACCTTTTATATTGAAGAAAAGGATTTATGGTATTTCGACGGACATAATTTGGAGATTGAATATAACTCTGTCCTAAAGGAGCCTGAATTTCGATTTAGTAAGTAA
- a CDS encoding acyl-CoA thioesterase, giving the protein MFVSTKEIQLLYADTDMMGVIYHANYLKWFELGRTQFIEDIGFSYLAMEESGYYAPVYDVNCTYKKAIRYGERAFVNTWVELNDGLKTVYGYSIVNGNDEVCAEGKTTHIIVRKDNFRPVQFKKAFPEWFNKYEEIKK; this is encoded by the coding sequence ATGTTTGTTTCCACAAAAGAAATTCAGCTTTTATATGCAGATACAGATATGATGGGGGTGATTTACCATGCAAATTACTTGAAATGGTTTGAACTTGGCAGAACTCAGTTTATTGAAGATATTGGTTTTAGCTATTTGGCAATGGAGGAATCAGGGTATTATGCACCCGTTTATGATGTGAACTGTACATACAAGAAGGCGATTCGGTATGGTGAACGTGCTTTTGTCAACACATGGGTGGAGCTAAATGATGGTTTAAAAACAGTATACGGATATTCGATTGTTAACGGGAATGATGAAGTCTGTGCTGAAGGGAAAACTACCCATATTATCGTTAGAAAAGACAATTTCCGTCCAGTTCAGTTTAAAAAGGCTTTTCCTGAATGGTTTAATAAATACGAAGAAATAAAGAAATAG
- a CDS encoding AAA family ATPase has protein sequence MERLQQQEQEQLIQKAQNWEKELKVNGFIEKEGDILKCLQNMEVNEDNNRILASQLLTILAISAFAKGKKESVVLTWMDKAKELNPTNARAHEFLASYEWKKSSHLLDRLSFPPIRETDNRQAKKQTVAIYKDVCGQFLTTAEEELEKMDHFLQSATYITNGEIHSLYEKMKGILEEVIEESASLLKATSEYENSLVGAFHTALHLEEMKQHLAAIEDIKKRWSGLFLNDESDDDGSVSSLDELNSMIGLETVKRKLNDFYQFFRYQKIRKEMGFQTKDEVSLNMILTGNPGTGKTTLARLFAKIYHELHVLPSKEVVEVERSQLVGSYVGQTEENVRKAVEKALGGVLFIDEAYNLKREGQSGNDYGQTAIDTLVSLMTGKEYGGKFAVILAGYPDEMRQFLDANPGLRSRFPMSNHIALPDYSNEELIKIAEKMASDNDYILTDEAKRTLEERIENEKVDNSFGNARTVRHLILDAIFQKGASQPVKENDDILQFSLLDKQDFTQPDSELQADPERKLAELVGLENVKAEVISIISFVKMQNMRREHGLPIVPIQLHSVFTGNPGTGKTTVAKIYAELLKDCGLLKRGHLIVTSRADFVAGYVGQTAIKTKRKIKDALGGVLFIDEAYSLLGQSSGDFGKEVIDTLVDEMTKHNENLVVILAGYPNEMKLLLESNPGLQSRFKKFLLFEDYTNEELLQIMKLFGQQYDFQLTEEAEQWILHELKDHQVDGNGRFATNLMNESIQAQARRLMSSSTIPRLEEAVVIEREDIEAAFNKLI, from the coding sequence ATGGAAAGACTGCAGCAGCAGGAGCAAGAGCAGCTTATTCAGAAGGCACAAAACTGGGAAAAGGAGCTTAAGGTAAACGGCTTTATTGAAAAAGAAGGGGACATCCTTAAATGTCTGCAAAATATGGAAGTAAATGAAGATAATAACCGTATACTTGCTTCTCAGTTATTAACTATTCTTGCTATCTCCGCATTTGCTAAGGGTAAGAAAGAATCTGTTGTTTTGACTTGGATGGATAAAGCTAAAGAGCTGAACCCGACAAATGCAAGAGCGCATGAGTTTTTAGCATCATATGAATGGAAAAAAAGCAGTCATTTATTAGATCGATTATCCTTTCCTCCTATCCGTGAAACGGATAATCGTCAAGCGAAAAAGCAAACAGTCGCAATTTATAAAGACGTATGCGGGCAATTTTTAACGACTGCGGAGGAAGAGTTAGAGAAAATGGATCATTTCCTCCAGTCTGCTACATATATAACAAATGGCGAAATACATAGCTTATATGAAAAAATGAAGGGGATTTTAGAAGAAGTAATTGAAGAAAGTGCTTCATTACTAAAAGCAACAAGTGAATATGAAAATTCGCTAGTAGGTGCGTTTCATACCGCCTTGCATCTAGAAGAAATGAAACAGCATCTAGCAGCTATTGAGGATATAAAAAAACGATGGTCTGGCTTGTTTTTGAATGATGAAAGTGATGACGATGGGTCCGTTAGTTCTTTGGATGAGTTAAACAGTATGATTGGACTTGAGACAGTTAAACGGAAACTAAATGATTTTTATCAATTTTTTCGATACCAAAAAATCCGTAAGGAAATGGGTTTTCAGACAAAGGACGAAGTAAGTCTTAATATGATTTTGACAGGAAATCCCGGGACCGGGAAAACGACACTTGCCCGTTTATTTGCAAAAATTTATCATGAGCTCCATGTTCTTCCCAGTAAAGAGGTTGTAGAAGTCGAGCGCTCTCAATTAGTCGGCTCCTATGTAGGACAAACTGAGGAAAATGTACGGAAGGCGGTAGAAAAGGCCCTTGGTGGTGTGCTGTTTATTGATGAGGCATATAATCTAAAGCGTGAAGGACAATCGGGCAATGATTATGGTCAAACTGCCATTGATACCCTTGTTTCATTAATGACTGGCAAAGAATATGGAGGAAAGTTTGCCGTTATTCTGGCGGGGTACCCGGATGAAATGAGGCAATTTTTGGATGCGAATCCTGGCTTAAGGAGCCGTTTTCCAATGTCCAACCATATTGCTTTACCTGACTATTCCAATGAAGAATTAATCAAGATTGCCGAAAAGATGGCTTCTGATAATGATTACATTCTTACAGATGAGGCGAAACGTACACTAGAGGAAAGGATTGAAAACGAAAAGGTTGATAATTCTTTTGGCAATGCTAGGACGGTACGGCATTTAATTCTTGATGCGATCTTTCAAAAAGGAGCCAGTCAACCCGTCAAGGAAAACGATGATATCCTACAGTTCTCATTATTAGACAAACAGGATTTTACGCAGCCAGATTCAGAATTACAGGCTGACCCTGAACGGAAATTAGCAGAATTAGTTGGCTTAGAGAATGTGAAAGCAGAGGTTATATCCATTATTTCGTTTGTAAAGATGCAAAATATGAGGCGAGAACATGGCTTACCTATCGTACCAATTCAGCTTCATTCTGTTTTTACTGGTAATCCAGGAACAGGGAAAACGACTGTTGCGAAAATTTATGCAGAGTTACTTAAAGATTGCGGCTTATTAAAAAGAGGTCATCTTATTGTGACAAGTCGTGCTGATTTTGTGGCTGGTTATGTAGGACAAACGGCGATCAAAACAAAGCGGAAAATAAAAGATGCTCTTGGTGGAGTATTATTTATTGATGAGGCTTATTCTTTGCTTGGACAGTCAAGCGGTGATTTTGGAAAAGAGGTAATTGATACTTTAGTAGACGAAATGACAAAGCATAATGAAAATCTAGTTGTCATTTTGGCTGGTTATCCAAATGAAATGAAGCTGCTATTAGAGAGTAACCCTGGCTTGCAATCCCGATTTAAAAAGTTTCTACTCTTTGAGGATTATACGAATGAGGAATTGCTGCAGATTATGAAATTATTTGGTCAGCAATATGATTTCCAATTAACAGAGGAAGCGGAGCAATGGATTCTCCATGAACTGAAGGATCATCAGGTAGATGGGAATGGCCGCTTTGCAACGAATTTAATGAATGAATCGATACAGGCGCAAGCACGTCGGTTAATGAGCTCCTCTACCATTCCTCGTCTGGAGGAAGCCGTTGTGATTGAAAGGGAAGATATCGAAGCCGCATTTAATAAGTTAATATAG